One window from the genome of Natrinema sp. DC36 encodes:
- a CDS encoding HNH endonuclease — MSKSDNSTENSTECPTCGDNFETGRAMKIHHSRTHGESLVETSDIECPTCGREDFQSERGMKTHHKKAHGESIAGVKTECSWCGDEIRVPPGNYRKCDHHFCTDKGCEPEWRKQFSGENHSQWKGGKQTYTCSNCGGEVTRAPADVNGENVFCNRDCYTDWKGDQMRGPDHHNWKGGYTQNKNWPEIRQRALAADGYQCQGCGVSEEEHRSEHGAGLSVHHIFPRMEFDDPHEADSVDNLVTLCRGCHAKWEGIPLRPELSD, encoded by the coding sequence ATGTCTAAATCAGATAACAGCACGGAAAACAGTACCGAGTGCCCGACCTGCGGTGACAACTTCGAGACTGGTCGAGCGATGAAGATCCACCACTCCAGAACGCATGGAGAGAGCCTGGTCGAAACATCCGATATTGAATGCCCTACCTGCGGGCGTGAGGACTTTCAGAGCGAGCGAGGGATGAAAACTCACCACAAGAAGGCTCACGGAGAGAGCATTGCCGGTGTCAAGACCGAGTGTTCTTGGTGTGGTGACGAAATCCGGGTTCCTCCTGGGAATTATCGGAAATGCGACCACCACTTCTGTACGGACAAAGGCTGTGAGCCAGAGTGGCGTAAACAATTCTCTGGGGAAAACCACTCACAATGGAAGGGTGGGAAACAGACCTACACGTGCTCTAATTGTGGCGGTGAGGTGACGCGAGCACCCGCCGATGTAAACGGGGAGAACGTGTTCTGTAATCGAGATTGCTACACCGATTGGAAGGGTGATCAGATGCGCGGTCCCGACCACCACAACTGGAAGGGTGGCTACACCCAAAACAAGAACTGGCCCGAGATCCGTCAGAGAGCGCTCGCCGCAGACGGATACCAGTGCCAGGGTTGCGGAGTGTCCGAAGAAGAACACCGCTCCGAGCATGGCGCCGGACTATCGGTTCACCATATCTTCCCACGAATGGAGTTCGACGACCCTCATGAAGCCGACTCGGTGGACAATCTCGTCACCCTCTGCCGAGGGTGCCATGCGAAGTGGGAAGGCATCCCGCTGCGGCCTGAACTGAGCGACTAA